A stretch of DNA from Ignavibacteria bacterium:
ACCCGCTTGAAGTGATTGAACAATATGGTGCCGACGCTCTTCGTTTTACAGTAATTTATTTAGCTCCGCTTGGACAAGATGTTCTCTTCTCTGTCGATAAATGTGAAATAGGAAGAAACTTTGCGAATAAGATATGGAATGCAGGCAGATTTCTTCTAATGAACAAAGAAAATATTTCTCTCGATGAGAAGCTGCTAAATTCACACCTCGATCTTGCGGATAAATGGATTTTAAGCAGATTGAATTCAACCATTCAAACTTTGAACGATTCACTTTCACAGTTCAAGATCAATGATGCTTCGAAACAGATTTATAATTTCATTTGGAGCGATTACTGCGATTGGTACATAGAGTTTATAAAAAATCGAATCAACTCCGAGACAAACGACGAAATAAAATCTGCAATATTAACGCGTGCAATTTCTGTTTACGAAAACATTCTGAAGCTTCTTCATCCAATAATGCCCTACATTACTGAAGAAATTTGGCAGGCACTCGCCGATAGGAAAGAAGGCGAAAGCATAATGGCTTCAGCATTTCCAATCGCTGATCAATCACTAATTAAGCCATTTGTCGAAGGCGAAATGGGATTTTTGCAAAACATTATTATCTCAGTTCGAAATATTCGCGGAGAAATGGATGTTCCTCCATCGAAATCTTGTGATGTTGTAATCAGAACTGAAAATAAAAAGTTCGAAGAAATTGTTAAAAACTATTCACTTTATCTTCAGAAACTTGCGAGAGTTGAAAACATCTCGGTTGGAAAAGATGTCACAAGACCAAAACATTCATCATCGGCAGTGATGAAGGGAGTTGAAGTTTTCGTTCCGCTCGAAGGATTGATCGATATAGAAGTCGAGCGTGAAAGATTGAAAAAAGAATCAGAACGTCTTCAAAAGCTCTTGGATGGAGTGAGCAAAAAACTCTCGAATGAAAGCTTTACTTCAAAAGCACCAAAAGAAGTAATCGAAAAAGAAAAAGAGAAACAGCATAATTTCTCAACTTCGCTTGAAAAGGTGAAGCATAGTTTGGAAATGCTGGAAAAGTAAAAATTCCAAATTCCAAATAACAAAATCCAATGTTATATTTTATTCTCTTTAATTCTAGACCACCGATAAGCCTCAGCTTATGAATCATAACTCCTCAAGGTTAGGTCTACTATCGAAGTAGAATCATTTTCTTCATATCATTGAAATGGATAATACCATTGTTGCTAACATTCAGCTTGTAAAAATAAATTCCACTTGATAAATCAAAAGCATTAAAATGAACAGCATACTTACCTGGAAATTTAGATTCTTCAACTAAAGTTTTAATTTCTCTGCCAAGAGCATCAAATACTTTTAAGCTTACAAAACCTTCTTCTTTTACTTCATATACTATGCGAGTTACGGGATTGAAGAGATTGGGAAAATTTTCTTGAGTTTTAACATTTAGCGCGGTAAAAGTAATTTGTGTAAAAATTAAATTATTATAAAACAATGAATAATAACCACACTTTTTACCTTTTCAAAAAAACGTTAGAAGTCAGGACATGTGTTCCATGTCCATTGCGATCACGGACTGATTCACCATCTCCCCAAAAATCAGGTCCAATAAAAAATTTATTTGATGCATCCAAATCAGTGTGTGATAAAGTGAGTGTAATGCTATCCAAAGGAATTCCGCTATCAAGTACAGCAATTTTGAGATTAGAATTACCGGTTGATATTGACCAAGCTTCGGTGGCATCAATATCTGCATCTGGTGCGCCATACGTTGGCGGCTGCTGGTAATTATATAATGGCCATTGATAGGAAAATAAGGGGTCATTTGGTAAAGTTCTAGATCTAAAAACGACATTTGGCTCTACCGCTTCGATAATGGGATTTGTTTTTATACGATTAATGAAGTTAAAAATATTTAGTCCGTTTGGACATTCTACCAAAGCCCAATGAATAATATCAACATCGGATTTTATGGTCAAATTGAGATTTGAACATAAATTGTGAAGGGCGTTTTTATATATGTTCTCTTTCAATTTAATTGCAATTTGACCATCAATGTATTCAATCTCATGACCGTTCCAAAAGCCTTTCTTTATTTTGAAGCTATTATTATTCTGCGCATAGCTTAGGGATAAAAATATAAAGTTTAATAGAATTACTAATAATAATTGTTTCATTTTAAACCTCTACTTTCATTTTGTTAAAATAATTTTTATGAATTTACGTGAATCATTTAAATTAATTTCGCCAATGTAAACACCACTATGTAATGCTTTTTTATTATTGTCTTTACCATCCCAAAAAAAATTTTGTTTTCCAGGGTAAGAATATTTTTTATCAATTAAATTCCTTACTTGCTTACCAAGAATGTCAAATATTTTTAAATTTATGTAACCGCTTTTAG
This window harbors:
- a CDS encoding T9SS type A sorting domain-containing protein; this translates as MFYNNLIFTQITFTALNVKTQENFPNLFNPVTRIVYEVKEEGFVSLKVFDALGREIKTLVEESKFPGKYAVHFNAFDLSSGIYFYKLNVSNNGIIHFNDMKKMILLR